A genomic region of Methanothermobacter sp. CaT2 contains the following coding sequences:
- a CDS encoding cobaltochelatase subunit CobN — MKKFLLIALILLIVSVPSVAAADNDTNTTESKMLKDTNMVVLLTGCVVGTVDPIMNDAYRNDLLPSGYNFTLKIYTMDTFNLNSTASSQFKNDVKNADIFFLFTRPGYPVTGMSYGTEFDAAVDFQALAASMKPGARIFVLGPVKPNVTGVNVTNLPAYGPVAAPALSRENIKRTLLEVLRLSGAVNLTVNDTKLVPGMQDFLYHPLAPRVYTDRESYTEWYMNTTLYRPGAPWVGVAILNRYYLSGNMDVYETLIQKLEAKGLNVMPYFYCSDPIGASRRFFMVNNSSVIDALVACVQFGYWPDNQTITFFTDLNVPVQGPLPVFLQTSLDDYINSSRQQGLRGLEYYWLAMFEMQGRIEPILIGGNRVSDPDPVTGVTLKEYVAYEPGVNQLVERTLAWVNLRKKVNSDKRVAIVYFDSTHDEGMPATNGLNLYGSLSNILLAMRAAGYTTGNGNLTPEYIYELINRAGRNPRNMTQSELRKLVEAGCITVPVSDYLRWYSKLPVTLRRQVEAMWGQAPGNIMVYNGSIVIPGFMLGNMFMGPQPVWKWNGTLNNGTLPPTHQFIAFYLWLQNGFRADAVVHIGQHGTLELLPGHVNAMTEDDWPNTLIGSIPNIHLLKMEDPLEAVINPAKRRAYAVTISYLIPPVMRTELYGVYQELADLLGSYSTAEASGDRDRMNVLESLIRDGVKRAGVDVRLNVSNSTPFSVLRLRLEDYLHELTEILMPYGLHTFGELPDSETLERFLDAIISFDPANRTARRDEIRNLLIMSASNEMASLLRALNGEFIQPAPARSPIINLAALPTGRNMYTFDPSSIPDPAAVVMGSRAAEEMLKRHREANGGRYPETVAVDIGDVISTGGQSIAAIFYFLGVKPVYESGALIGTEIIPLSELGRPRIDVVISDFHNFRGAIPGAMDVIDNTIKRIVNLNESAEMNYVRKHYITLRSGIYSELVASGMNSSAADAMADRLARTRIFGLPPGADPHGAGVDRILWSRDDWTAEELAETYLSYYSYAYGRDLNGLQSPKLLESLLRTVDASMVIMPYRAPGEGTCLYRVSVTVNFMVNYLTGRNINSYIAKTAYGTPIIRTLQESAYDDLAVTLLNPTWIQGKLREGPSGSASIALQVRDLFMSDALVDVASADVWRRIADTFLFDSAVRSQLDASAIQMIARYVRQAHTRGLVSLSGAELAAISEMLGEGTSTDTDQGDNQGSDHGTTTGSHGTTGRGGRSPGTHAGVLAQSSASESGASSPGVAGASEQKPGSAYEISTPQAEEKSGSTQLYAVLGIVGIFCLLGVGYYFGPLRK; from the coding sequence ATGAAGAAGTTTCTACTGATAGCACTTATTCTGCTCATTGTTTCAGTTCCATCAGTAGCAGCAGCAGACAACGATACCAACACAACAGAGTCAAAGATGCTGAAGGATACAAACATGGTGGTGCTCCTCACAGGATGCGTGGTGGGAACCGTCGACCCCATAATGAATGACGCCTACCGCAATGACCTCCTTCCCAGCGGATACAACTTCACCCTGAAGATATACACCATGGACACCTTCAACCTCAACTCAACGGCATCCAGCCAGTTCAAAAATGACGTGAAGAATGCGGATATATTCTTCCTCTTCACAAGACCCGGCTACCCTGTGACCGGGATGAGCTATGGGACAGAATTCGATGCAGCAGTCGACTTCCAGGCCCTCGCAGCCAGCATGAAACCTGGAGCACGAATATTCGTCCTGGGCCCTGTAAAACCCAACGTCACAGGTGTTAATGTGACCAACCTCCCAGCCTATGGTCCGGTCGCAGCACCTGCACTCTCACGGGAGAACATAAAGAGGACGCTCCTGGAGGTCCTGAGGCTCAGCGGGGCCGTGAATCTGACGGTCAACGACACAAAACTGGTACCTGGAATGCAGGACTTCCTCTACCATCCACTGGCACCACGTGTTTACACAGACAGGGAATCCTACACAGAATGGTACATGAACACCACCCTCTACAGGCCCGGGGCCCCATGGGTGGGGGTTGCCATACTGAACCGTTACTACCTCTCGGGTAACATGGACGTCTATGAGACCCTCATACAGAAACTCGAGGCAAAGGGACTCAACGTGATGCCCTACTTCTACTGTTCAGACCCCATAGGGGCCTCAAGGCGCTTCTTCATGGTCAACAACAGTTCAGTGATTGACGCCCTCGTTGCCTGTGTACAGTTCGGTTACTGGCCAGACAACCAGACCATAACCTTCTTCACTGACCTCAACGTGCCTGTTCAGGGTCCACTCCCGGTGTTCCTGCAGACCTCCCTGGATGATTACATAAACAGCAGCAGACAGCAGGGCCTCAGGGGTCTGGAGTACTACTGGCTCGCCATGTTTGAGATGCAGGGGCGAATAGAACCCATACTTATAGGTGGTAACAGGGTATCGGACCCGGACCCGGTAACCGGGGTCACACTCAAGGAATACGTGGCCTATGAGCCAGGGGTAAACCAGCTGGTGGAGCGAACACTTGCCTGGGTGAATCTCAGGAAGAAGGTGAACAGTGACAAGAGGGTGGCCATAGTCTACTTTGACAGCACCCATGATGAGGGGATGCCGGCAACCAATGGCCTCAACCTCTACGGCAGTCTGAGCAACATACTACTTGCAATGAGGGCAGCAGGTTACACCACAGGAAACGGAAATCTGACCCCCGAGTACATCTATGAACTCATAAACAGGGCTGGAAGAAACCCCAGGAACATGACACAGTCAGAACTCCGGAAACTGGTTGAGGCTGGATGCATCACAGTACCTGTTTCAGATTACCTCAGGTGGTATTCAAAGCTCCCGGTAACCCTCAGGCGCCAGGTTGAGGCAATGTGGGGTCAGGCTCCAGGTAACATCATGGTCTACAACGGCAGCATTGTGATCCCCGGCTTCATGCTCGGCAACATGTTTATGGGTCCGCAGCCGGTCTGGAAGTGGAACGGCACACTCAACAACGGCACGCTACCACCTACACACCAGTTCATAGCCTTCTACCTCTGGCTTCAGAATGGATTCAGGGCCGATGCAGTGGTACACATAGGACAGCATGGCACACTGGAATTGCTTCCGGGCCATGTGAATGCCATGACAGAGGATGACTGGCCAAACACCCTCATAGGATCCATCCCCAACATACACCTCCTCAAGATGGAGGACCCCCTTGAGGCTGTTATAAACCCGGCCAAGAGGAGGGCATACGCCGTTACCATCTCATACCTCATACCACCGGTTATGAGGACGGAACTCTACGGCGTATACCAGGAACTTGCAGACCTTCTGGGATCCTACAGCACTGCAGAGGCATCAGGGGATAGGGACAGGATGAACGTCCTGGAATCCCTCATAAGGGATGGTGTGAAGAGGGCGGGCGTTGACGTGAGGCTCAACGTGAGTAACTCAACCCCCTTCAGTGTCCTCAGACTGAGACTTGAGGATTACCTACATGAGCTCACAGAGATCCTCATGCCCTATGGGCTCCACACCTTCGGGGAGCTCCCTGACAGTGAAACCCTTGAGAGGTTCCTGGATGCAATCATATCCTTTGACCCTGCAAACAGGACGGCAAGGAGGGATGAGATAAGAAATCTGCTCATCATGAGTGCCAGCAACGAGATGGCCTCACTCCTCAGGGCCCTCAACGGGGAATTCATACAGCCAGCTCCAGCGAGAAGCCCCATAATCAACCTTGCAGCGCTTCCAACAGGCCGGAACATGTACACCTTTGACCCATCATCCATCCCTGACCCTGCCGCTGTGGTGATGGGATCAAGGGCTGCAGAGGAGATGCTTAAACGCCACAGGGAGGCGAACGGCGGAAGGTACCCTGAAACCGTTGCCGTGGATATAGGTGACGTTATATCAACCGGCGGCCAGAGCATCGCAGCCATATTCTACTTCCTGGGTGTTAAACCGGTCTATGAGAGCGGAGCACTCATCGGGACAGAGATCATCCCACTCAGTGAACTTGGAAGGCCAAGGATCGACGTTGTGATAAGCGACTTCCACAACTTCCGCGGGGCAATTCCCGGGGCAATGGACGTCATAGACAACACGATTAAGAGGATAGTTAACCTCAACGAGTCAGCTGAGATGAACTATGTGCGAAAACACTACATTACCCTCAGATCAGGCATCTACAGTGAACTGGTGGCCTCAGGGATGAACAGTTCAGCGGCCGATGCAATGGCGGACAGGCTTGCAAGGACCAGGATCTTTGGGCTGCCACCGGGTGCAGACCCCCATGGTGCGGGTGTCGACAGGATACTCTGGTCACGGGATGACTGGACAGCCGAAGAGCTTGCAGAGACCTACCTCAGCTACTACTCGTATGCCTATGGAAGGGACCTCAACGGCCTCCAGAGCCCGAAACTCCTGGAGTCGCTCCTTCGTACAGTTGACGCCAGCATGGTGATAATGCCCTACAGGGCACCCGGCGAGGGAACCTGCCTCTACAGGGTCTCGGTCACCGTGAACTTCATGGTGAACTACCTCACAGGGAGGAACATAAACAGCTACATTGCAAAAACAGCCTACGGAACACCCATCATAAGGACCCTCCAGGAGTCAGCCTACGATGACCTTGCAGTGACGCTCCTCAACCCCACATGGATCCAGGGCAAGCTGCGTGAGGGACCATCCGGCAGCGCATCAATAGCACTGCAGGTGAGGGATCTCTTCATGAGTGATGCCCTCGTGGACGTGGCATCAGCCGATGTCTGGAGGAGGATTGCCGACACATTCCTCTTTGACAGCGCTGTGAGGTCACAGCTTGATGCATCAGCCATCCAGATGATAGCACGCTATGTGAGGCAGGCCCATACCAGGGGACTTGTATCCCTCTCAGGGGCTGAACTTGCAGCAATATCCGAGATGCTGGGTGAGGGTACCTCCACAGACACAGACCAGGGAGACAACCAGGGTTCAGATCATGGAACCACCACAGGATCCCATGGAACAACTGGAAGGGGAGGAAGATCTCCAGGAACCCATGCAGGGGTTCTGGCACAGTCCTCCGCCTCAGAGTCAGGCGCATCATCCCCCGGGGTTGCAGGAGCATCAGAACAGAAACCTGGAAGTGCCTATGAGATCTCAACCCCACAGGCAGAGGAAAAATCAGGCAGCACACAGCTCTACGCTGTTCTTGGCATAGTTGGAATCTTCTGCCTTCTTGGAGTTGGCTACTACTTTGGACCCCTCAGAAAATAA
- a CDS encoding DedA family protein: MLDITMTLTDSVIRFIEESGYPGIVFLMALESACIPVPSEVIMPFSGYIAWQQNLTLTGVVIAGALGNLLGSLLAYIMGFKGGRPLLERYGPYIMITDSKLRMADEWFERYGHEAVLISRMLPVIRTFISLPAGIARMDLKKFVIYTFAGSLPWCLILAYSGYLLGPRWTSLEPVFHALDYAILIAIPLILLYIYRKIR; encoded by the coding sequence ATGCTTGATATAACCATGACCCTTACAGACTCTGTGATCAGATTCATAGAGGAAAGCGGGTATCCCGGTATAGTTTTTCTCATGGCCCTTGAAAGTGCCTGTATTCCAGTTCCAAGTGAGGTTATAATGCCCTTCAGCGGATACATAGCATGGCAGCAGAATCTGACCCTCACTGGCGTTGTAATTGCGGGTGCGCTGGGTAACCTTCTGGGTTCTCTTCTCGCCTATATTATGGGTTTCAAGGGAGGGCGTCCCTTACTCGAGAGGTATGGCCCCTACATCATGATAACAGATAGTAAACTCAGGATGGCCGATGAATGGTTTGAAAGGTACGGGCACGAGGCCGTCCTCATCTCGAGGATGCTGCCGGTTATCAGGACCTTCATATCCCTCCCTGCAGGTATAGCCCGGATGGATCTGAAGAAATTCGTTATCTACACATTCGCCGGCTCCCTGCCATGGTGCCTCATCCTTGCATATTCCGGTTATCTTCTCGGTCCTCGCTGGACCTCCCTGGAGCCAGTGTTCCATGCACTGGATTACGCCATACTCATCGCCATCCCCCTGATCCTCCTCTACATTTACAGAAAGATAAGATGA
- a CDS encoding replication factor C large subunit — protein MSWTEKYRPRTFEEVAGNQKAIAEIKKWISGWKASEPQPPLLLVGPPGTGKTTIAHIIGREFSDTLELNASDKRSQDAITRTAGEASATRSLFNHDLKLIILDEVDGIHGNEDRGGVQAINRILRESRHPIVLTANDPYSKRLQSIKPKCKVINIRKVHTSSIAAALKRICQAEGIDCPDDVLKELAKRSHGDLRSAINDLEAVASGEERVGEELLSMGEKDSTSNLFDAVRAVLKSRDFSKIREAMRVDDDPTLVLEFIAENVPREYEKPHEISRAYDMLSHADIFFGRAVRSRNYTYWRYASDLMGPGVALAKEKTYRKFVRYTGSSSFRLLGRTRKQRNLRDSVAGKMAERMHISPKVAISMFPYLEIIFENDEMAYEMKEFLELTDEEVKLFRKRKIKAPKAKKTRKKSDKTGPLYTQKKKSRSADMGSKSTEGKTGKSGDDKSPGSDSGDDKPREKQTSLFQFSG, from the coding sequence ATGTCATGGACAGAGAAGTACCGGCCCAGGACCTTTGAGGAGGTGGCCGGGAACCAGAAGGCAATAGCCGAGATAAAGAAGTGGATCAGTGGCTGGAAGGCCAGCGAGCCCCAGCCCCCCCTCCTCCTTGTGGGCCCGCCAGGTACAGGGAAGACAACCATAGCACATATAATAGGTAGGGAGTTCTCAGACACCCTTGAACTCAATGCCAGTGACAAGCGCTCACAGGATGCCATAACGAGGACTGCCGGTGAGGCGTCAGCCACCCGCTCCCTCTTCAACCATGACCTCAAACTGATCATCCTCGACGAGGTGGATGGTATACACGGCAACGAGGACCGGGGCGGTGTACAGGCCATAAACAGGATACTCAGGGAGAGCCGCCACCCCATCGTGTTAACCGCCAACGACCCCTACAGCAAGAGGCTTCAGAGCATCAAGCCAAAGTGTAAGGTCATAAACATCAGGAAGGTCCACACATCATCCATAGCCGCGGCCCTGAAACGGATATGCCAGGCAGAGGGTATCGACTGCCCCGACGATGTCCTCAAGGAACTTGCAAAGAGGTCCCATGGGGATCTGCGTTCTGCCATCAATGACCTTGAGGCGGTTGCCAGTGGTGAGGAGCGGGTTGGTGAGGAACTCCTCAGCATGGGTGAGAAGGATTCCACCTCCAATCTCTTCGACGCCGTTAGGGCCGTTCTGAAGAGCCGGGACTTCTCAAAGATCAGGGAGGCCATGAGGGTGGATGATGACCCGACACTTGTACTTGAATTCATTGCAGAGAATGTTCCAAGGGAATATGAAAAGCCCCATGAGATCAGCAGGGCCTATGACATGCTATCACATGCAGATATATTCTTTGGCCGTGCTGTGAGGAGCAGGAACTACACCTACTGGCGCTACGCCTCTGATCTCATGGGTCCCGGTGTCGCCCTCGCCAAGGAGAAGACCTACAGGAAATTCGTCAGGTACACAGGTTCATCCTCATTCAGGTTACTGGGGAGAACACGCAAGCAGAGGAACCTCCGTGACAGTGTTGCAGGTAAGATGGCTGAGAGGATGCACATATCACCCAAGGTTGCAATTTCAATGTTCCCCTATCTGGAGATAATATTCGAGAACGATGAGATGGCCTATGAGATGAAGGAATTCCTTGAACTCACAGACGAAGAGGTTAAACTGTTCAGGAAAAGGAAGATAAAGGCTCCCAAAGCTAAGAAGACACGTAAAAAATCTGATAAGACCGGACCACTTTACACCCAGAAGAAGAAGTCCCGGAGCGCAGATATGGGCAGTAAGTCAACTGAAGGTAAAACCGGTAAATCCGGTGATGATAAATCCCCTGGATCAGATTCCGGTGATGATAAGCCCCGTGAGAAGCAGACTTCACTCTTCCAGTTCTCAGGGTGA
- a CDS encoding replication factor C small subunit, which translates to MNGPWVEKYRPQKLDDIVGQEHIIPRLKRYVEEMSMPNLMFTGPAGVGKTTTALALAREILGEYWRQNFLELNASDARGIDTVRTSIKNFCRLKPVGAPFRIIFLDEVDNMTKDAQHALRREMEMYTKTSSFILSCNYSSKIIDPIQSRCAIFRFLPLKGRHIISRLEYIADQEGLEYEPQALDTVVYFAEGDLRKAINILQSAASLGEKITESSIYEVVSRARPKDVRKMIMTILDGKFMEARDMLREIMVLQGISGEDMVTQIYQELSRLAMDGSIEGERYIKLIEAVGEYDFRIREGANPRIQLEALLARFLEQ; encoded by the coding sequence ATGAATGGACCTTGGGTAGAGAAGTACAGACCACAGAAACTTGATGATATCGTTGGCCAGGAACACATAATACCACGCCTCAAACGCTACGTTGAAGAGATGAGCATGCCGAACCTCATGTTCACAGGACCTGCAGGTGTTGGTAAAACAACAACGGCCCTCGCCCTTGCAAGGGAGATCCTCGGGGAGTACTGGAGGCAGAACTTCCTGGAGCTGAACGCCTCAGACGCCAGGGGCATAGATACCGTGAGGACCAGCATAAAGAACTTCTGCCGCCTGAAACCTGTGGGGGCGCCCTTCAGGATAATATTCCTCGACGAGGTTGACAACATGACAAAGGACGCCCAGCATGCCCTCAGGAGGGAGATGGAGATGTACACCAAGACCTCCTCATTCATACTCTCCTGTAACTACTCCTCAAAGATCATAGACCCGATACAGTCAAGGTGCGCCATCTTCAGGTTCCTCCCCCTCAAGGGCCGCCACATAATAAGCCGCCTTGAGTACATCGCAGACCAGGAGGGCCTGGAATACGAGCCCCAGGCCCTTGACACCGTGGTCTACTTTGCAGAGGGTGACCTCAGGAAGGCCATAAACATCCTCCAGTCAGCGGCCTCACTGGGTGAGAAGATAACAGAATCCAGCATCTACGAGGTGGTATCAAGGGCCAGGCCAAAGGATGTGAGGAAGATGATAATGACCATCCTGGATGGGAAGTTCATGGAGGCCAGGGACATGCTCAGGGAGATCATGGTCCTCCAGGGTATAAGCGGCGAGGACATGGTCACCCAGATCTACCAGGAACTCTCAAGGCTCGCCATGGATGGATCCATCGAGGGCGAGAGGTACATAAAACTCATAGAGGCTGTTGGAGAGTACGACTTCAGGATAAGGGAGGGCGCCAATCCAAGGATACAGCTTGAAGCCCTCCTCGCAAGGTTCCTGGAACAGTGA
- a CDS encoding shikimate dehydrogenase — protein MITGNTQLTGIIGYPLTHSLSPQMHNAAFKALGMDWVYVPFPVKPSGLEEAVRGLGALNVRGVNVTIPHKESVLEYIGEVDETASLIGAVNTLKFEEETIRGYNTDASGCLRALEEVTSVDGSSVIILGAGGAARACAFQLAVEGASVTILNRTPERARALAEDIKGALDIGVKHGGYELIPRSLGGADILIDTTPVGMYPHMDDEPLVKAELMHEGLVVYDLVYNPPETCLLREARAAGAVPVSGLRMLLYQGAEAFRIWTGREPPLDVMEKALLDALHGV, from the coding sequence CTGATAACAGGCAATACACAGCTCACGGGAATAATAGGTTACCCCCTCACCCACAGCCTCTCACCACAGATGCACAACGCGGCGTTCAAAGCCCTTGGAATGGACTGGGTCTATGTGCCCTTCCCTGTGAAACCATCAGGGCTTGAAGAAGCTGTTCGGGGCCTCGGAGCCCTCAACGTGAGGGGTGTGAACGTCACAATACCCCACAAGGAGTCCGTCCTTGAATACATCGGGGAGGTTGATGAGACAGCCTCACTCATCGGGGCCGTGAACACCCTGAAGTTTGAGGAGGAAACCATAAGGGGATACAATACAGACGCCTCTGGGTGCCTGAGGGCCCTTGAGGAGGTTACATCCGTTGATGGGTCCTCCGTCATCATACTAGGGGCCGGTGGGGCTGCGAGGGCCTGCGCATTCCAGCTTGCAGTGGAGGGGGCCAGTGTAACCATACTCAACAGGACCCCTGAAAGGGCCAGGGCCCTTGCAGAGGATATTAAGGGGGCCCTTGATATCGGGGTGAAACATGGTGGCTATGAACTCATACCCCGCTCTTTGGGGGGGGCCGATATCCTCATAGACACAACACCCGTTGGGATGTACCCCCACATGGACGATGAACCCCTCGTAAAAGCTGAGCTCATGCATGAGGGCCTCGTTGTATACGACCTTGTCTACAACCCCCCGGAGACATGCCTCCTGAGGGAGGCCAGGGCAGCAGGCGCTGTTCCGGTTTCAGGCCTCAGGATGCTCCTCTATCAGGGTGCTGAGGCCTTCAGGATATGGACCGGGAGGGAACCCCCCCTGGATGTAATGGAAAAGGCCCTTCTTGATGCCCTCCATGGGGTGTAA
- a CDS encoding RNA ligase partner protein → MLAKQRFVLDTTAFTDNQLREMLGDGDLNRSVDTMLDIIARSRIKLNISCHMPPITYKEFTDYMTRYECPEETLVKAETWIVKKTPNRYDTQIPSQIFYEYVHDIRERMNKGLRISETLLWEAGIQSIIMASRGVNKIEIEGEVLGKAIKDLRKKYRSALRKGTLDSAPDLDVLLLAKELGAGVVAADDGIRVWAERLGLRFLNATSFPKMLKEYLKYYE, encoded by the coding sequence ATGCTTGCCAAGCAGAGATTTGTCCTTGATACAACGGCCTTTACAGATAACCAGCTACGGGAGATGCTGGGTGACGGTGACCTCAACAGGTCAGTGGATACCATGCTCGACATCATTGCAAGGAGCAGGATAAAGCTCAACATAAGCTGTCACATGCCCCCCATAACCTACAAGGAATTCACCGACTACATGACACGGTATGAATGCCCCGAGGAGACCCTGGTGAAGGCCGAGACATGGATAGTCAAGAAGACACCCAACCGCTACGACACCCAGATACCCTCCCAGATATTCTATGAATACGTCCATGATATAAGGGAGAGGATGAACAAGGGGCTCCGGATTTCAGAGACCCTCCTCTGGGAGGCCGGGATACAGTCCATAATCATGGCATCCCGTGGCGTTAATAAGATTGAAATCGAGGGTGAGGTGCTCGGGAAGGCCATAAAGGACCTCAGGAAGAAGTACCGTTCAGCCCTCAGGAAGGGGACCCTTGACAGTGCCCCGGACCTTGACGTCCTCCTTCTTGCCAAGGAGCTCGGGGCAGGTGTTGTGGCTGCTGATGACGGTATAAGGGTCTGGGCAGAGCGTCTGGGACTGAGGTTCCTGAATGCCACATCCTTCCCCAAGATGCTCAAGGAATACCTTAAATATTATGAATGA
- the hisS gene encoding histidine--tRNA ligase, producing the protein MDISRPRGTRDFLFAEMRNRKEVENVLRRTFETYGYHEIKTPIFEDLKLFTVKSGEEVVNQIYHFTDKGGRELALRPELTAPVARLYMNEMQREPKPIKMYYFGSCFRYERPQAGRFRQFWQFGCELIGGRSPLAEAEVITLAAESLRRLGLEGFEVHVGHLGILRGILGRENIDDELQDRIMGIIDKGDVDELESCLDGVEISPESRDLLMSLIGTQGDPEVLDDVRGLLEGYPESLSALEEFAELVDTLEHFGLEDYHVNLGIARGLDYYTGAVFEIYVPRLGAQRQICGGGTYNLVETFGGERVESTGFAFGFDRLMNALEMDEGDLRMVDVFVIPIHESTLPEAIRITQEIRGVGIAADMDLAGRKLRKALSYADNIGARFVVLTGERDLQEGKVTLRDMEDASQEAVDRTEIVDRLKKILCE; encoded by the coding sequence ATGGATATATCAAGACCGCGAGGAACCAGAGATTTTCTTTTCGCTGAGATGAGAAACAGGAAAGAGGTTGAAAACGTACTCAGAAGGACATTTGAGACCTACGGCTACCATGAGATCAAAACACCCATATTTGAGGACCTCAAACTCTTCACAGTGAAATCCGGTGAGGAGGTGGTGAACCAGATCTACCACTTCACAGATAAGGGTGGCCGGGAACTGGCACTGAGGCCGGAACTCACAGCACCGGTCGCCAGGCTCTACATGAATGAGATGCAGCGTGAACCCAAACCGATAAAGATGTACTACTTCGGGAGCTGCTTCAGATATGAGAGGCCCCAGGCGGGCCGCTTCAGGCAGTTCTGGCAGTTCGGCTGTGAACTCATAGGGGGAAGGTCTCCGCTGGCAGAAGCCGAGGTCATAACCCTCGCAGCCGAGTCCCTCAGGAGGCTTGGACTTGAGGGGTTCGAGGTCCACGTCGGGCACCTCGGAATCCTCAGGGGCATCCTTGGCAGGGAGAACATAGATGATGAACTTCAGGACAGGATAATGGGTATAATAGATAAGGGTGACGTTGATGAACTTGAATCCTGCCTTGACGGGGTCGAAATATCCCCCGAGAGCAGGGATCTCCTCATGAGCCTCATAGGCACACAGGGGGATCCTGAGGTACTTGATGATGTCAGGGGGCTCCTTGAGGGTTACCCGGAGTCCCTCAGCGCCCTTGAGGAGTTCGCTGAACTTGTGGATACCCTTGAACACTTCGGTCTTGAGGACTACCATGTGAACCTTGGAATCGCAAGGGGACTCGACTACTACACCGGCGCAGTATTTGAGATTTATGTCCCAAGACTCGGCGCCCAGCGACAGATCTGTGGTGGCGGCACATACAACCTTGTTGAAACCTTTGGGGGCGAAAGGGTTGAATCAACGGGCTTCGCATTTGGCTTCGACCGCCTCATGAATGCCCTTGAAATGGACGAGGGGGACCTGAGGATGGTTGACGTCTTTGTGATACCCATACATGAATCAACACTCCCCGAGGCGATCAGGATCACACAGGAGATTAGAGGTGTGGGTATAGCGGCTGACATGGATCTGGCGGGGAGAAAACTCCGAAAGGCACTTTCATATGCTGATAACATTGGGGCAAGGTTCGTGGTCCTCACAGGTGAAAGGGACCTCCAGGAGGGTAAGGTCACATTGAGGGACATGGAGGACGCTTCACAGGAGGCTGTGGATAGGACTGAGATCGTGGATAGGTTGAAGAAGATCCTCTGTGAATAG
- the hisI gene encoding phosphoribosyl-AMP cyclohydrolase: MKGDVNILNFRHNINGEDLIIAVAQDHRTGEVLMVAYMNREALERTLETGLAHYWSTSRGKLWLKGESSGHLQRVKDVLVDCDADAVVLKVEQEGGACHTGYRSCFYRSIDGDELRVREDAVRVFDPDEIYGDG; the protein is encoded by the coding sequence ATCAAGGGAGATGTTAACATTTTAAATTTCAGACATAATATCAATGGCGAGGACCTCATAATTGCAGTGGCACAGGACCACAGGACAGGAGAGGTCCTCATGGTGGCCTACATGAACCGTGAGGCCCTCGAGAGGACACTGGAGACAGGGCTGGCCCACTACTGGAGCACGTCCCGTGGGAAACTCTGGCTCAAGGGTGAGAGTTCTGGACACCTGCAGCGTGTTAAGGACGTCCTTGTGGACTGTGACGCCGACGCAGTTGTGCTGAAGGTGGAACAGGAAGGAGGCGCCTGCCATACAGGTTACCGCTCCTGCTTCTACCGCAGCATTGATGGGGATGAACTCAGGGTCAGGGAGGACGCCGTGAGGGTCTTTGATCCTGATGAAATATATGGAGATGGTTAG